The Microcaecilia unicolor chromosome 6, aMicUni1.1, whole genome shotgun sequence genome includes a window with the following:
- the LOC115472698 gene encoding meteorin-like protein produces the protein MSGSKKPGGNLLWPLLLILGSPTHMCAADRCSWRGSGLSTEPWSRTVEQVRLRCTEGTLEWLYPVRALRVLLEPNLAAGPTTVCIKPAPGFKGANVYVERAGRLQLLVNEADEAHLQLVRCFGSEQPQHVALFLQASPQLDLSRRTVAFQYELLSGQGEAQKSQQIALEEAMCRPCDNTQLLMAICSSDFVVRGSIKNVTHDSEHQMSQVEVSAKEIYRQKNRVFQQDEVSLEWTGPIKTLLQCRVKKGDGDFLFTGNEHFGDAWLGCAPRFKDFRSIYQAAREQGTNPCEFQLN, from the exons ATGTCAGGAAGCAAGAAGCCCGGGGGCAACCTGCTTTGGCCTCTGCTGCTGATTCTAGGCAGCCCGACTCACATGTGTGCTGCTGATCGCTGCAGCTGGAGGGGCAG TGGTTTGAGCACTGAGCCCTGGTCACGCACAGTGGAGCAGGTGCGCCTGCGCTGCACCGAGGGCACGCTAGAGTGGCTGTACCCAGTACGTGCTCTGCGTGTGCTCCTTGAGCCCAACCTGGCCGCTGGCCCCACCACCGTGTGCATCAAGCCGGCACCTGGCTTCAAGGGGGCCAATGTTTACGTGGAGCGGGCAGGGCGGCTGCAGTTGCTGGTGAACGAGGCGGATGAGGCTCACCTGCAGCTTGTGCGTTGCTTCGGCTCTGAGCAGCCACAGCACGTTGCCCTCTTTCTGCAGGCCAGCCCACAGCTGGATCTCAGCCGCAGAACAGTCGCCTTCCAATATGAGCTGCTCAGTGGGCAGGGTGAAGCTCAGAAGAGCCAACAAATTGCCCTGGAAGAAG CTATGTGCCGACCATGTGACAATACACAGCTTTTAATGGCCATTTGTAGCAGTGACTTTG TGGTGAGAGGGTCCATCAAAAATGTCACTCACGATTCCGAACATCAGATGTCTCAAGTAGAAGTCAGCGCAAAAGAAATTTACAGGCAGAAGAACAGGGTATTTCAGCAGGATGAAGTCAGCCTTGAGTGGACAGGACCCATTAAAACCCTACTACAGTGCAGAGTGAAGAAAGGGGATGGAGATTTTCTCTTCACCGGCAATGAACATTTTGGAGATGCTTGGTTAGGATGTGCTCCTAGGTTCAAGGACTTCAGATCTATCTACCAAGCAGCCAGGGAACAAGGAACAAACCCTTGTGAATTTCAGCTGAACTGA